From the Synechococcus sp. Nb3U1 genome, one window contains:
- the rbfA gene encoding 30S ribosome-binding factor RbfA has protein sequence MATGRRVARVAELIKREVSQILLSQIKDDRVGAGMVSVVDVEVSNDLQNARIFVSIYGDETAQQQTMQGLEAATPFVRREIGHRLSLRRVPVLVFLQDRSLERGARVLSLLSRLKRDSEANPEGSQPEVENTTGGDEDELSNQ, from the coding sequence ATGGCGACAGGGCGACGGGTGGCGCGAGTAGCGGAGTTGATCAAGCGAGAGGTCAGCCAAATCCTGCTATCGCAGATCAAAGACGACCGCGTCGGGGCAGGCATGGTCAGCGTTGTCGATGTCGAGGTGTCCAATGACCTACAAAACGCCCGCATCTTCGTCAGTATCTATGGGGATGAAACGGCGCAGCAACAAACCATGCAGGGACTAGAAGCCGCCACTCCCTTCGTGCGGCGGGAAATTGGCCATCGCCTTAGCCTGCGTCGGGTACCGGTCTTGGTGTTTTTGCAGGATCGCTCTTTGGAGCGGGGCGCCCGAGTTTTGTCTTTGCTTAGCCGACTGAAACGGGACTCTGAGGCCAACCCGGAGGGATCCCAACCTGAAGTTGAGAACACAACAGGGGGCGACGAAGACGAGTTGAGCAACCAATAA
- a CDS encoding cryptochrome/photolyase family protein — protein MTPPVLIWHRRDLRVEDNAALHEGARHSLQVVPVFIFDRQILERADTAPARVAFLLEALQRLQERYSQLGLTLVWRMGDPLAELRNLAADLGAKAVFWNADVEPFALQRDSRVRAGLAEAGIQSFSDQDMLLHGPGEVLTQAGDPYSVFTPFWRNWSSLPKPAPYPIPKGLQPIPSLSFQPLPALADLGFVCEQRIPAAGEAAAQALLENFCDNLRILDYERSRNFPAEDGTSRLSPHLRWGTVGIRQVWQATLEVEAEVRSEEAEASLQTWRQELCWREFYKHVLAHWPHVETGAYRKVFDDLEWDNRRDRFQAWCAGQTGYPIVDAAMRQLNETGWMHNRCRMIVANFLTKDLLIDWRWGELYFMQKLVDGDLAANNGGWQWSASVGTDPKPLRIFNPATQAARYDPEGEYIRRYVPELAGLDTPALLWVGDDKKGAWALRERRACRYPDPIVDHKVQQQEFKRRYQAVQR, from the coding sequence ATGACGCCCCCTGTCCTGATTTGGCATCGTCGTGATCTGCGCGTGGAAGATAATGCCGCTCTGCATGAGGGGGCTCGGCACAGCCTGCAGGTGGTGCCCGTCTTCATTTTCGACCGGCAGATCCTGGAAAGAGCGGATACGGCACCAGCGCGGGTGGCGTTTTTGCTGGAAGCTTTACAGCGGCTGCAGGAGCGCTACAGCCAGTTAGGGCTCACCCTGGTTTGGCGGATGGGGGATCCCTTGGCGGAACTGCGGAACCTAGCGGCAGACCTTGGGGCTAAGGCGGTGTTTTGGAATGCGGATGTGGAGCCCTTTGCGCTGCAACGGGACAGTCGAGTACGGGCCGGGTTGGCGGAAGCCGGGATCCAGAGCTTTTCTGACCAGGATATGTTGCTGCACGGGCCGGGGGAAGTGTTGACCCAGGCGGGGGATCCCTACTCGGTGTTCACGCCCTTCTGGCGCAACTGGTCGAGCTTGCCCAAGCCGGCGCCCTACCCGATCCCCAAGGGGTTACAACCGATCCCCTCCCTCAGCTTTCAACCCCTACCGGCCCTGGCGGATTTGGGGTTTGTCTGTGAACAGCGGATCCCGGCGGCGGGGGAAGCAGCAGCCCAGGCGCTTCTGGAAAACTTTTGCGATAATCTGCGCATTTTGGATTACGAACGCTCCCGCAATTTCCCGGCTGAAGACGGCACTTCCCGGCTCAGCCCCCATCTGCGCTGGGGGACTGTGGGCATTCGTCAGGTGTGGCAGGCCACGCTGGAGGTGGAAGCAGAGGTGCGCAGCGAAGAAGCAGAAGCCAGTCTACAAACTTGGCGGCAGGAGTTGTGCTGGCGGGAGTTTTACAAGCATGTCTTGGCCCACTGGCCCCATGTGGAAACCGGCGCCTACCGCAAAGTCTTTGATGACCTGGAATGGGACAATCGGCGGGATAGGTTTCAAGCCTGGTGTGCCGGGCAGACGGGCTACCCAATCGTGGATGCGGCGATGCGCCAACTGAACGAGACCGGCTGGATGCACAACCGCTGCCGCATGATCGTGGCCAACTTTCTGACCAAAGATTTGCTGATTGACTGGCGCTGGGGGGAGCTGTATTTCATGCAAAAGCTGGTGGATGGGGATCTGGCGGCCAATAACGGCGGTTGGCAGTGGAGTGCCAGTGTCGGGACGGATCCCAAGCCTCTGCGCATCTTTAACCCCGCCACCCAAGCTGCTCGCTACGATCCCGAAGGGGAGTACATCCGTCGCTATGTGCCGGAACTGGCCGGGTTGGATACGCCCGCTTTGTTGTGGGTGGGCGATGACAAAAAGGGAGCCTGGGCTTTACGGGAACGGCGGGCCTGCCGCTATCCGGATCCGATCGTGGATCACAAGGTGCAGCAGCAGGAGTTCAAACGGCGTTATCAGGCGGTGCAACGTTGA